A single window of Nostoc sp. KVJ3 DNA harbors:
- a CDS encoding NACHT domain-containing protein, producing MGRSRNLILTNWTQANNSLFKHFEGNKSKLAKHARISRTTVTNFFNNKPVSESKFRKICLALRLNWEDVSSKIEESTSQPINDTDALIQQVREGLNREDVFKIGETVNQQENAFDTLIQQVRERCRQKILNHHSRMRLLNGDAIGVDQLYVDVWLLDRPEHKLYKTPKNLLTVFDIQNDRLALAKRLGDRNLGFDVADKNAKLVIFGKPGAGKTTFLKHLAVNWCKGKFQQDLIAVLIEFRQIQDGQWGLMYAIDQELGLENWNLIHNIKRQISELKQKDSELEERLRKERLKKEEIQALEQQLEPLPLQVLLKQGKLLVLMDGFDEVPTSELRGMVQSQFSQIVEDYPNNRFIMTCRTQIMESIPICFTSVEVAEFNEKQVNKFVHNWFMAGGKSDTEAKQQCEIFDNVVHINPAMRELTFTPVLLSLMCLILQHNGEMPSQVDWLYDKAISLLLSKWNKDKNIKDWEIGTKRYLSLNSDDKEKLLIEIASRKFENPENFVLFEQKEITKYIAEFFEAKANKTKFQKLANLTEALGVLKAIEAQHGLLIERADELWSFSHLTFQGVQPGYLQFGTRCKQMLQKPILRFTNLPKNGIKTFKFLHTKINSSRDSVS from the coding sequence ATGGGGCGATCACGAAATTTAATTCTCACAAATTGGACACAGGCGAACAATTCACTGTTCAAGCACTTCGAGGGAAATAAGTCGAAGCTGGCAAAACATGCGCGAATATCGCGCACAACAGTAACAAACTTCTTTAACAACAAACCTGTTAGTGAGAGTAAGTTCCGTAAAATTTGTTTAGCGTTGCGGTTGAATTGGGAAGACGTTAGCTCCAAGATTGAAGAGAGTACCAGCCAGCCAATAAATGATACTGATGCCCTGATTCAGCAAGTTCGAGAAGGCTTAAATAGAGAAGATGTGTTTAAAATTGGCGAGACTGTCAACCAGCAAGAAAACGCTTTCGATACTCTGATTCAGCAAGTTCGAGAACGCTGTCGCCAGAAAATTCTCAATCATCACAGCAGGATGCGATTGCTGAATGGGGATGCGATTGGAGTTGATCAGCTTTATGTGGATGTGTGGTTGCTAGATCGACCTGAACATAAACTTTACAAGACACCTAAAAATCTGTTAACAGTTTTCGATATTCAAAATGATCGTTTAGCATTGGCTAAACGTCTTGGAGATCGCAATCTAGGTTTTGATGTTGCTGATAAAAACGCAAAACTGGTGATTTTCGGTAAACCGGGAGCAGGTAAAACAACATTTCTCAAGCACTTGGCAGTGAATTGGTGCAAGGGTAAGTTTCAGCAGGACTTGATCGCCGTCTTGATTGAATTTCGTCAGATTCAGGATGGCCAATGGGGTTTAATGTATGCGATTGATCAGGAACTGGGATTAGAAAATTGGAACTTGATTCACAATATTAAGAGACAAATTAGCGAGTTAAAACAAAAAGATAGCGAATTAGAAGAGCGCTTAAGAAAAGAGCGGTTAAAAAAAGAAGAGATTCAAGCATTGGAGCAGCAATTAGAACCTCTGCCGTTGCAAGTTCTCTTGAAACAAGGCAAACTTTTGGTGCTTATGGATGGGTTTGATGAAGTGCCAACGAGTGAACTACGGGGTATGGTGCAGAGTCAATTTAGCCAAATCGTAGAAGACTATCCTAATAATCGATTCATTATGACCTGCCGCACCCAAATTATGGAATCAATTCCTATTTGTTTTACTTCGGTGGAAGTTGCAGAATTCAATGAAAAACAAGTTAATAAGTTTGTGCATAACTGGTTTATGGCAGGTGGGAAATCTGATACAGAAGCAAAACAGCAATGTGAAATATTTGATAATGTCGTTCACATAAACCCAGCAATGAGGGAGCTGACATTCACTCCAGTGCTGTTGAGTTTGATGTGTTTAATCTTACAGCATAATGGAGAAATGCCATCGCAAGTTGATTGGCTGTACGATAAAGCGATAAGTTTACTGCTGAGTAAATGGAATAAGGATAAGAATATTAAAGACTGGGAAATAGGAACTAAAAGATATCTATCATTAAATTCCGATGATAAAGAAAAACTGTTAATTGAAATTGCATCTCGTAAATTTGAAAACCCAGAAAATTTTGTGTTGTTTGAGCAAAAAGAAATTACAAAATACATTGCTGAATTTTTTGAAGCTAAAGCTAATAAAACTAAATTTCAAAAACTTGCCAATTTGACAGAGGCACTGGGAGTGTTAAAAGCTATTGAAGCCCAGCATGGTTTGCTTATTGAGCGAGCAGATGAGTTGTGGTCATTTTCCCATTTAACCTTTCAGGGGGTACAGCCGGGATACCTGCAATTTGGGACACGTTGTAAACAAATGTTGCAGAAACCGATTTTGCGATTTACTAACTTGCCCAAAAATGGTATTAAGACATTCAAATTTTTGCACACTAAAATCAACTCTTCACGCGATTCAGTCTCTTAA